In the genome of Carassius carassius chromosome 47, fCarCar2.1, whole genome shotgun sequence, one region contains:
- the LOC132130123 gene encoding dnaJ homolog subfamily C member 18-like: MSPFGMDREESDRLIEKAKLCLRSGRKEKALQLLYEAQNIYPSTRARVLIDAIVKNGGTPPEEERTYTPPPGWRYSEDDGPAPHQRPSTQERAEGSGDDKKSYTEEQRQGVLRIKSCRDFYEILGVPKDASDDDLKKSYRKLALRFHPDKNCAPGATEAFKAIGNAYAVLSNPEKRQQYDQCGEQGPAETSSHTSAQPTHAYGHHRTFSRDFEADISPEELFNIFFGGRFPTGNIHVYTNQGASYSHYYQPRRRRAYERREEEVEESHSQNNFTALLQLLPVLVLILISVFTQLMATNPSYSLFYKPSMGLVVSRETQHMGVPYYVDKSFEKEYRGSALEELEKTIESDYVDHLQTSCWKEKQQKSDLAHLGQLYRDERLKQKAETMKLDHCEKLHRFMGRQRGD; this comes from the exons ATGTCACCGTTTGGAATGGACCGAGAGGAGTCTGACAGGCTGATAGAGAAAGCCAAGCTGTGTTTGCGGTCAGGTCGCAAAGAGAAAGCCTTACAGCTGCTGTACGAGGCGCAGAATATCTACCCGAGCACCCGGGCCAGAG TACTGATTGATGCCATTGTGAAGAATGGCGGCACTCCCCCTGAAGAGGAGCGTACCTACACACCTCCACCCGGCTGGAGATACTCTGAAGATGATGGCCCGGCTCCACATCAGCGGCCCAGTACTCAAGAGAGAGCAGAGGGATCCGGTGACGACAAGAAGAGCTACACGGAGGAGCAGCGGCAAGGAGTGCTCAG GATAAAAAGTTGCAGAGACTTCTATGAGATTCTGGGGGTGCCAAAGGATGCCAGTGATGACGACCTGAAGAAGTCCTATAGGAAGCTGGCGCTACGCTTCCATCCAGATAAGAACTGTGCCCCTGGAGCGACCGAAGCTTTTAAAG CTATAGGCAATGCATATGCGGTTCTCAGTAACCCAGAGAAAAGGCAGCAATATGATCAGTGTGGGGAGCAGGGCCCTGCAGAGACATCCAGTCATACTTCAGCGCAGCCTACTCATGCATACGGACACCACCGCACCTTCAGTCGAGACTTTGAGGCTGACATCTCTCCAGAGGAGCTCTTTAACATCTTCTTCGGGGGCAGGTTTCCTACAG GCAACATCCATGTGTATACCAACCAAGGAGCTTCTTACTCTCATTATTACCAGCCCCGCAGACGCCGTGCGTATGAGAGACGGGAGGAAGAGGTGGAAGAGAGCCACAGTCAG AACAACTTCACAGCTCTGCTGCAGCTGCTGCCGGTGCTAGTGCTCATTCTGATCTCTGTATTCACTCAGCTGATGGCCACCAACCCTTCCTACAGCCTCTTCTACAAACC GTCCATGGGGTTGGTGGTGTCTAGAGAAACCCAGCACATGGGTGTGCCATACTATGTGGATAAGAGTTTTGAGAAAGAATACCGCGGCTCTGCCTTGGAAGAGCTGGAGAAGACTATTGAGAGTGACTATGTTGACCATCTACAGACCAGCTGCTGGAAAGAGAAGCAACAGA AATCTGATCTAGCTCATCTGGGCCAGCTGTACCGAGATGAGCGGCTGAAGCAGAAGGCAGAGACCATGAAGTTGGATCACTGTGAAAAGCTGCACCGCTTCATGGGCCGACAGAGAGGAGACTGA
- the brd8a gene encoding bromodomain-containing protein 8: MASGVGKHKLLLGPTEPWSVREKLCLASSVMKSGDQNWVSVSRAIKPFAEPGRPPDWFSQKHCASQYSELLETTEAPKRKRGEKGEVVETVEDVIVRRLTAERIEELKRLIKDTQEKHRKLKRETELIQAGHLDFKLEELWEEIVQSKKQEEEEAEVKRKATDAAYQARQAVKNTPKRVASVTVRSPTGACSPSLDFPTGDPSEDPSTTGAGSTVFVPLTELPGPGVVEASLGSLLDESTQKKLLGQKITPPPSPLLSELLKKGSLLPTSPRLAVEGESPSSQLTGSHDNQMMTSSLPASQAATGAPTLSRLLEAGRAQFPSQLSSLATADSALSAATSAVDPAVPLGTGGDGAPMASVDNKEAVLGEEDLVTVSYMAEELDLETVGDIIAIIEEKGDENAEALDAAAVEAALSLCEDTGHNLSGTWESDPFRPIGPEPSSTSEDLDPHSLHLLEGKREGLDMCGSSSGCAQEYTTPSTTVPSVPQDPTPSAGAHSDPDALRPEHTDDAQDGRPESLHAVIKSEADEWTRSQSDTRSEDDPVIKQHSKEVKEEAVSDAEEGSVSEMKAGLEGDGVEDCGGEEDGDGVYLSEPEGETELDPPASESEDGYSMHTASSSVQLHTTADSIPSSPASSQFSICSEDQEAIQAQKIWKKAIMLVWRAAANHRYANVFLQPVTDDIAPGYHSIVHRPMDLSTIKKNIENGLIRTTAEFQRDIMLMFQNAVMYNSSDHDVFHMAVEMQRDVLEQIQQFLATQLIMQTSESGISAKSLRGRDANRKQDPSDKDCVPMASPAFLLSLFDGGTRGRRCAIEADLKMKK; this comes from the exons AACATAAATTGCTGTTGGGCCCCACAGAGCCATGGTCTGTTAGGGAAAAGCTGTGCCTCGCCTCGTCTGTCATGAAGAGTGGAGACCAAAACtg GGTGTCTGTGAGCCGAGCCATTAAGCCGTTTGCAGAACCTGGACGCCCTCCTGACTGGTTCTCTCAAAAG CATTGTGCATCACAATACTCTGAGCTCCTGGAGACAACTGAGGCCCCAAA GAGAAAGCGAGGTGAAAAGGGGGAGGTGGTTGAGACGGTGGAAGACGTTATTGTTCGTAGGTTGACAGCGGAGAGAATAGAGGAGTTGAAGCGATTGATCAAGGACACACAAGAGAAGCACAG GAAACTGAAGAGAGAAACTGAGCTCATCCAGGCAGGACATCTGGACTTTAAACTTGAGGAGCTATGGGAGGAAATTGTACA GAGCAAAAAACAAGAGGAAGAGGAAGCTGAAGTGAAAAGAAAGGCCACAGATGCAGCGTACCAGG ccaGGCAGGCAGTGAAGAACACTCCTAAACGTGTTGCCAGTGTGACAGTGCGCTCCCCCACTGGGGCCTGCTCTCCGAGCCTGGACTTTCCTACTGGAGACCCATCTGAAGATCCTAGCACAACt GGGGCAGGATCAACAGTGTTTGTGCCCCTGACGGAGCTGCCAGGCCCTGGAGTGGTAGAGGCGAGTTTGGGGTCACTGCTAGATGAATCAACGCAGAAGAAGCTTTTGGGTCAGAAGATCACGCCGcctccctctcctctcctgtcaGAACTGCTGAAGAAAGGCAGTCTTCTGCCCACCAGCCCCAGACTG GCAGTTGAGGGAGAATCTCCGTCGAGTCAACTTACAGGGAGTCACGATAATCAGATGATGACTTCTTCGCTCCCTGCCTCTCAGGCAGCGACAG GTGCTCCCACACTGTCTCGTCTGCTGGAGGCTGGCCGCGCCCAATTTCCCTCTCAGCTGAGCTCATTGGCCACTGCAGACTCCGCCCTCAGCGCTGCCACCTCTGCAGTGGACCCCGCTGTCCCGCTCGGCACAG GAGGTGACGGAGCCCCCATGGCTTCAGTGGATAATAAGGAGGCGGTTTTAGGGGAAGAGGACCTGGTGACTGTGTCTTATATGGCAGAGGAGCTGGACTTAGAGACAGTCGGGGACATCATAGCCATTATTGAAGAGAAG GGTGATGAGAATGCAGAGGCGCTGGATGCTGCAGCGGTGGAAGCCGCTCTGTCTCTGTGTGAGGACACGGGTCACAACCTCTCAGGTACCTGGGAGTCCGACCCCTTCAGGCCCATTGGCCCCGAGCCCTCCAGCACTTCAGAGGACTTAGACCCACATTCTCTGCATCTGTTAGAGGGGAAGCGAGAGGGTCTTGACATGTGTGGATCCAGCAGTGGCTGTGCACAGGAGTACACGACACCCTCCACCACTGTCCCCTCTGTTCCTCAAGACCCCACTCCATCAGCAGGAGCCCATTCAGACCCAGATGCCCTCAGACCAGAGCACACTGACGATGCCCAGGATGGGCGGCCAGAATCACTGCATGCTGTGATCAAAAGTGAGGCTGATGAATGGACACGGTCTCAATCAG ATACACGGTCAGAAGATGACCCTGTGATTAAACAGCACTCAAAG GAAGTGAAAGAGGAGGCCGTGAGTGATGCGGAGGAAGGCAGTGTGTCAGAGATGAAAGCTGGATTAGAAGGGGATGGAGTCGAGGATTGTGGGGGAGAAGAGGATGGAGACGGAGTATATCTCTCAGAGCCTGAGGGGGAAACAGAGTTGGATCCTCCGGCCAGTGAGAGCGAGGACGGCTACAGCATGCACACGGCATCCTCTTCTGTACAGCTCCACACAACTGCAGACTCCATTCCCAGCAGCCCTGCCTCCTCACAGTT CTCTATCTGCAGTGAAGATCAAGAAGCAATTCAGGCTCAGAAGATCTGGAAGAAAGCCATTATGTTGGTGTGGCGAGCAGCAGCCAATCACAG GTATGCAAATGTCTTCCTGCAACCGGTGACGGATGACATCGCCCCCGGTTACCACAGTATTGTTCACAG GCCAATGGATCTGTCCACCATCAAGAAGAACATTGAGAACGGGCTGATCCGGACCACAGCTGAGTTCCAGCGCGACATCATGCTGATGTTCCAGAATGCAGTGATGTACAACAGCTCGGACCATGATGTGTTCCACATGGCTGTGGAGATGCAGAGGGACGTTTTGGAGCAGATCCAGCAGTTTCTGGCCACACAGTTGATCATGCAGACCTCGGAATCGGGCATCAGTGCCAAGAGCCTGCGTGGGAGAGACGCCAACCGCAAACAGGACCCCAGTGACAAG GACTGTGTTCCTATGGCCTCTCCTgcattccttctctctctcttt GACGGGGGTACCAGGGGGCGACGCTGTGCTATAGAAGCAGACCTGAAGATGAAGAAATGA